In a genomic window of Styela clava chromosome 11, kaStyClav1.hap1.2, whole genome shotgun sequence:
- the LOC120347761 gene encoding mothers against decapentaplegic homolog 4-like: protein MSVSLYNKDPLPPPQPNTMSIHQQQHAPATSNDACLSIVHSLMCHRQGGESESFAKRAIESLVKKLKEKKDELEALINAITTNGAHPTTCVTIQRTLDGRLQVAGRKGFPHVIYARLWRWPDLHKNELKHLKTCKYAFDLKCDSVCINPYHYERVVSPGIDLSGLTLQHTAPPAPLMSIDYRDMKAESSATHILGTSDGSGNTIQHSVNDYKNVPGGLGGTSSSTLGYASTNNTMLPPSQGVPSASQQLMEYSQRNGQMNWSSSTARYTPDMSSPVNTPYYTPGSDMNYMPISNHPPPEFWCSITSYEMDVQVGETFKVPASCPAVTVDGYVDPSGGDRFCLGQLSNVHRTEASERARLHIGKGVQLVCHGEGDVWVKCLSDHAVFVQSYYLDREAGRAPGDAVHKIYPNAYIKVFDLRQCYRQMQQQARTAQEAAKVQAAAVSGNIPGSASVGGIAQAVGTPGLSAAAGIGVDDLRRLCILRMSFVKGWGPDYPRQNIKQTPCWIEIQLHRALQLLDEVLHTMPIAEPHPHD from the exons ATGTCTGTTTCGCTTTATAATAAAGATCCCCTGCCTCCACCTCAGCCGAATACAATGTCGATACATCAGCAACAGCATGCACCTGCCACATCCAATGATGCCTGCCTCAGTATAGTTCATAGTTTAATGTGTCACAG ACAAGGTGGTGAAAGTGAAAGTTTTGCGAAAAGAGCAATTGAAAGTTTAGTTAAAAAGTTAAAAGAGAAGAAGGATGAACTAGAAGCACTTATAAATGCCATTACAACTAATGGAGCGCATCCTACTACTTGTGTCACTATTCAACGTACTTTAGATGGGAGACTTCAG GTTGCAGGAAGGAAAGGATTTCCTCATGTGATTTATGCAAGACTTTGGAGATGGCCTGATCTTCATAAAAATGAACTTAAGCATTTGAAGACTTGTAAATATGCATTTGATCTCAAGTGTGATTCTGTATGCATCAACCCATATCACTATGAACGAGTCGTATCACCTGGGATTGATTTATCTGGACTAACACTGCAACACACag CTCCCCCAGCACCGTTGATGTCTATAGACTACAGAGACATGAAGGCTGAATCAAGTGCAACTCATATACTGGGAACATCAGATGGTTCAGGAAACACAATACAACATTCTGTCAATGATTACAAAAATGTTCCAG GTGGACTGGGTGGAACTTCATCAAGTACACTGGGTTATGCATCAACAAACAATACTATGCTACCACCTTCTCAGGGTGTCCCCAGTGCATCACAACAATTGATGGAATATAGTCAAAGAA ATGGCCAAATGAACTGGTCAAGCAGCACAGCACGATACACACCTGACATGTCTTCACCAGTTAATACACCATACTACACACCCGGATCTGACATGAATTATATGCCAATTTCAAATCACCCAC CTCCAGAATTTTGGTGTTCAATAACTTCATATGAGATGGATGTACAAGTGGGTGAAACATTCAAAGTTCCTGCATCATGTCCAGCTGTTACCGTAGATGGATATGTGGATCCTTCTG GTGGTGATAGATTTTGTCTCGGGCAATTGTCGAATGTTCACAGAACGGAAGCGTCAGAGAGAGCAAG GTTACATATAGGAAAAGGTGTTCAGCTAGTATGTCATGGTGAAGGAGATGTCTGGGTGAAATGTCTGAGCGATCATGCTGTTTTTGTTCAAAGTTATTATTTGGACAGAGAAGCTGGGAGAGCACCTGGAGATGCCGTTCATAAGATTTATCCGAATGCCTATATTAAA GTGTTTGATCTACGACAATGTTATAGACAGATGCAACAACAGGCACGTACCGCACAAGAAGCAGCAAAAGTACAGGCGGCAGCAGTGTCAGGGAATATACCTGGTTCTGCTTCAGTTGGTGGTATTGCACAAGCAGTCG GTACACCTGGTTTATCAGCAGCTGCAGGAATTGGAGTAGATGATCTTAGAAGACTTTGCATATTAAGAATGAGTTTTGTTAAAGGTTGGGGGCCTGATTATCCACGACAAAATATCAAACAGACACCTTGTTGGATCGAAATTCAACTTCATAG AGCACTACAACTTCTAGATGAAGTGCTCCATACCATGCCAATTGCCGAACCGCATCCACATGATTGA
- the LOC120347838 gene encoding 2',5'-phosphodiesterase 12-like, with amino-acid sequence MADAGIDRSKFRVLCYNILAEFHAWTDVGRSFNYPYCPEKFLESGYRRKLVLRQLAEYNADILCLQEVDENAYRALFLPELSKHGYSSKFVRKLDIPEGCATFYRKCSLTLIVSEQIVLGDALRSKRNSDLYNKIKCNKKLLDTVISRGTSLSMMLLETTSNELLVVINVHLFWDDRGGHIRAIQSQLVVREMEHFIQRCIISDTNLANKLLARIVAGDYNSDSYSAAVQLMTDGKVPPNHSDWFAMGKEEYQPGIELVGKIKYQSACGYPTYTCFVPEFRKCIDYIFIDPKVLKVIEIHPISPSYE; translated from the coding sequence ATGGCAGACGCAGGAATTGACCGAAGCAAGTTCCGTGTTCTCTGTTATAACATACTTGCTGAGTTTCATGCGTGGACCGATGTTGGACGTTCATTTAATTATCCTTATTGTCCTGAAAAATTTCTTGAATCTGGTTACAGAAGGAAGCTTGTTCTTAGGCAGTTAGCGGAATACAATGCTGATATATTGTGTCTTCAAGAGGTTGACGAGAATGCTTACAGGGCTCTGTTTCTGCCTGAACTATCAAAACATGGATATTCGAGTAAATTTGTTAGAAAATTGGATATCCCTGAAGGCTGCGCAACGTTTTACCGCAAATGCAGTTTGACACTAATTGTTTCCGAACAAATAGTATTGGGCGATGCACTAAGATCTAAACGCAATTCTGATTTGTATAATAAGATCAAGTGTAACAAAAAATTGTTGGATACCGTAATTTCTCGGGGAACTTCTTTATCAATGATGCTACTGGAAACTACTTCTAATGAATTGCTTGTTGTAATCAATGTCCATCTCTTTTGGGACGACAGAGGAGGGCACATAAGGGCAATACAATCGCAACTCGTAGTACGGGAAATGGAACATTTCATACAACGTTGTATAATTAGTGATACTAACTTAGCTAATAAGTTACTTGCCCGGATAGTTGCAGGTGATTATAACAGCGACTCATACTCCGCCGCTGTACAACTAATGACAGATGGAAAAGTGCCTCCAAATCATTCGGATTGGTTTGCGATGGGCAAAGAAGAGTATCAGCCAGGGATCGAATTAGTTggaaaaattaaatatcaaaGTGCCTGTGGTTATCCCACCTACACTTGCTTTGTTCCAGAATTTCGTAAATGTATTGATTATATTTTCATTGATCCAAAGGTCCTAAAAGTCATCGAAATACACCCCATTTCTCCATCATATGAATAA